Below is a genomic region from Salvelinus fontinalis isolate EN_2023a chromosome 38, ASM2944872v1, whole genome shotgun sequence.
GATTTGAATGCATGAGACAATGATATTCAGTCAATCCACTACTCTGACTcacctctttctctttttcttgcTCTCCTTCTCTCGGCTGCGCTCCTGGCTCTGCTCTGGGCTGGGGTCTTTGCTGCGGTGGCATTTGTGGTGGGAGCCGGGTCCATCTCTGGAGCTGACATGAGATTGGCGGGACTCTGTAGAGGCAGACCGCCTGTCCTCAGACCTTCTCCTGAGACAAACGGTTCAGTGGAgtcagtttttattttattttttacatgctCCTCAGATAAGTATTACAGTGCTAATTGGATTTTGTATGAGCCGTCATGTAGGTAAGAAGACAATTGTTGGATTACCTATGAGGGGCATGTTTGGACTCTCTAACctcgtccttcctctcctcctctttccactGACTGGACAGTTCAACAGAGTGGACATTAATTACCTCCCGAATCACCTGCAGGATTCATGAAAAACATAGCCAgatataacacacacacctcaaagtAAAGTACATCCATTAACATTCTATTGAAACAGtcacacccccacacacctcAGTGTAGGACTTCTTTGTGTTGTGGACGTTCTTGGCTCTGTAAGACTGCCGCCGTCTCTTGTAGTCCCTCATCTCAGCCATCAGCTCCAGGTGAGACTTGTGCTCGTTCTGATCGTTACCTGAAGAACAGAAACAAACACAACAGACTCACTGGAATTAATTTAGAGGAGCAATTCATAGGAAAATTGGTTTAAACCATACTACTGGTCTCAATAGTTAATGTTTAATAGGCCTACCCTTTTTGAGCTTGGCCACCAAATCAACATAGAGGTCCTCGTTGTCGGTTGCAACAGCTTGATCCTTCTGTTGGCTGGCCTCCCTTGTCACGTGATCAAAAAGAGCCAGTCGGTCTGCCACAGTAAGGTCACAGATAGCTCGCTTGTGGTTCTGAGGAACTTCTGAAGGATCTGTGGAGTATTCACCTGCAGCACAATGAAAAGGGctttacacacactcacatgctaCAACAGAGTACAGATAGAGTCATGAGAAGTCACTAATTCAAAAGCTTTTAAGAACACATTAATCACATTGAGATAATCACTCATCAAGATGATCACCTTCAGTATTAAAGGGTTAAAAAATAGTAAAGGCCTTTCCCCAACACGTACAGGGAAAATGTGTGTGTTCGTACGTGTGTAATGCCGCCAACAGAGGCAGCATGTTTGAAAGGATATGGCATTAAAGGATACTGCACGGAATCAGTAAGCCTGAACGAGGGAAGAACCTCCTGTAATTACTCACCCCTGTCACTGAAAACAAAACACAGAACACGTACTGTTGACAAACGCAAAGAAActatatcataaaataaaaaacaacagcCACCATATTTCGCCGTGTTAATAATGAATTAATGCATGTTAATGGAGACCTTTTTAGACATGGGCAAGGCACCGAAGACCTACGAGcttggtaaaaaaaatataaacattgGTTGTTCTTTGGTGAAATGACCATTAAAGAATAAAATAATAAAGGCATAAATATTTTGTGGGGCATGTATACCACAGAGTCAAACTAACGCTGATGGCCATGAATACAAGCATAGGG
It encodes:
- the LOC129837357 gene encoding U11/U12 small nuclear ribonucleoprotein 48 kDa protein-like, which produces MCDSPENQTLQARLRSLEELTEFTENCQRQLNELFETLGWRRDLDNGSVQEPMEVCPYDPNHRVPSRSMERHKATCQLSQMGYSHEEQAEMYDTSLCYENASITSFTMDKHTQQQVILQARASAPSIRTEGLYSQSEYSTDPSEVPQNHKRAICDLTVADRLALFDHVTREASQQKDQAVATDNEDLYVDLVAKLKKGNDQNEHKSHLELMAEMRDYKRRRQSYRAKNVHNTKKSYTEVIREVINVHSVELSSQWKEEERKDEVRESKHAPHRRRSEDRRSASTESRQSHVSSRDGPGSHHKCHRSKDPSPEQSQERSREKESKKKRKRDSCSPDERPHERKKKKKKKKKKEEK